The Methylobacterium currus genome contains a region encoding:
- a CDS encoding DUF4239 domain-containing protein yields MILGFWLDLPVWLVFSLLAAYVFGVCAVISLVTNLPWTRPWIGRIGIGIAPTYIGVLAVLLALLTGFVANDAWERQRAASRVVQAERAHALAVYDLSHAAAPDMSDLRKALTGYLDAVIDAEWPAMAETGRGVPQAGEALARLLQAAADPRTGAEAGQPAQSALLAAVMGLRSARGERLALVASEQDETKWLTLMVLAGLTMVSIGLVHWERPIAQAVTLLLFAAAMVTTLGVIALHERPFDGPMALKPEPLRLARSVVAAGAL; encoded by the coding sequence ATGATCCTCGGTTTCTGGCTCGACCTGCCAGTCTGGCTGGTGTTCTCCCTGCTCGCGGCCTACGTCTTCGGGGTCTGCGCGGTCATCAGCCTCGTGACGAACCTGCCCTGGACCCGGCCCTGGATCGGCAGGATCGGCATCGGGATCGCGCCGACCTATATCGGCGTCCTCGCGGTGCTGCTCGCGCTCCTGACCGGGTTCGTCGCCAACGACGCCTGGGAGCGCCAGCGGGCGGCCTCGCGCGTGGTCCAGGCCGAGCGTGCGCACGCGCTGGCCGTCTACGATCTCAGCCATGCCGCGGCTCCGGACATGAGCGACCTGCGCAAGGCGCTCACCGGCTACCTGGACGCGGTGATCGACGCCGAATGGCCGGCCATGGCCGAGACCGGCCGCGGCGTTCCGCAGGCCGGCGAGGCGCTGGCCCGCCTTCTCCAGGCAGCGGCCGACCCGCGGACCGGCGCGGAAGCGGGCCAGCCCGCGCAGTCGGCGCTCCTGGCCGCGGTGATGGGGCTGCGCTCGGCGCGCGGAGAGCGGCTCGCGCTGGTCGCGTCGGAGCAAGACGAGACGAAGTGGCTGACACTGATGGTGCTGGCGGGCTTGACGATGGTCTCGATCGGCCTGGTGCACTGGGAGCGGCCGATCGCCCAGGCCGTCACCCTGCTGCTCTTCGCCGCCGCGATGGTCACCACCTTGGGCGTGATCGCCCTGCACGAGAGGCCCTTCGACGGACCGATGGCCCTGAAACCGGAACCCTTGCGGCTGGCGCGCAGCGTGGTGGCGGCGGGCGCCCTCTGA